Within Ovis aries strain OAR_USU_Benz2616 breed Rambouillet chromosome 3, ARS-UI_Ramb_v3.0, whole genome shotgun sequence, the genomic segment ATGAGATGAGAATGACTAAGAGAAACAACATGAGCCTTATTAAGAAAACGGGAGTAACAGTGTACTTGAGAGCTGCTGCCTTACACCGtgtcttaaaaacaaacagaatataTTTGGATGCTGCATAAGTACAACAGTATGGCCTGAGTGATCCaagaatgtttttatattttttaaggattgtcaaaaaaagaatatgtagcagaaaaataatatatacctgTGGCTTAATAACCTTAAGTATTTACAATCTAGccttttataaaaattgttttaaattatgttttaaaattatttatgttgaTTGTGCTTAGTCTTTGTTGCAGCTTGgtcttctctagttgctgtgtgtgggctgagTTGCGGTATGTGGGCCCTTAATTCCCCAAacgaggatcaaacccaggacccctgcattaggagtgcgGAATCTtatccattggaccaccagggatgtacCCAatctagcatttaaaaaaaaaaagtttgctgaatCTTGATTTAGAcctttttttcccattatgtGTACTCAACTAATTACTATTAATAgtatggggacgacagaggatgaaatggttggatggtatcaccgacttgatggacatgagtttgaacaagcttcaggagttggtgaacagggaagcctggagaactgcagtccatggggtcgcaaagagtcagacccaactgaacaactgaactgaactgattaacagTACAGTGATAAGGTACGTTGGGATGAGTAAATGAACACGTGGCAGGCATTTTGTTAAACTCTTTAGTCTGTTGGTTTCTTCACTGAACAATCCTCCAAAATAGGCATTCATGTCTCAATGACAGagccaagaaaacaaaagctcagagaggttaagcaacttggcAAGGTCACAGAGTTGTTCATTAAACCCAGTGTGGTGGTATATTTAAGTAGTGGGGTCACTGTCCTAATTAAATACTACTTAGAATCCCACTATATAAAATAGTTACTCTGAGCAAAGTTGAGGCAGAAGACCCAGAAGTCTCACCTTTTCAGAATAACCTGTTTGAAATAGACATCAGCATTTCAAAAGATTAAGTCAATAACCAATGGGTTTCCAAATcaattattccattgtatggcaTGTTACATGCTTATCTCAACAATAGTTTGCTAAGGGTAAGAGTATCATAGTAACAAAActgcctttttcttattttcttgtccAGTGAAATAGAAGTAAGTCaacagaaaggggaaaaggaaagcaaaaggtTTAAATACTCTTCAAAATCTAACTACTTCTACTATAGTGATTAGGGTTCGAGTCCACTGAACACCATGTGGGAAGGACATCTTCCAAATGGCAGCTTATTTGACCTAAGAGTTGGTGTTTCCAGACAAGTTTCTAGTTTTCCATGATAAGTTAATATATCCAGTTTTATTATAGTGCCACAAATAAGAACTCTGAAAGGCTCAACTCTTACAAAAAAGTCCCAAATCCCCTGAAAAGCATCAGGTATCAAAATACAGCCAGAAAAGAtggtattaaatgaaaaaaaaaaaaaaagtttactttttaatgaaGTCAAGGTGTAGGACAGATTTATTAGCTTCCATTTTTCCAGGTTGCATTCTGATGTATTTCCTGCCTGTATTTCTAAATTCAGCAGGTCTtctttaggattatttttttaaaatacatttcaaagaaCATGATGCAGCTATAATGACTACACCTGCACAGACACACCTGTGATGATACAAACACTCAGTGCTTCTCATATTTACAACCCAGTGCCCTAAGAGGAAACAGACCTTTTATACCATCTGCCAAGATGCTGCCTTTCTTAAAAAGAACTGATACTGGTAATCAGATATTACAGTCAGGACTGCTTCTGGTCAAAATGGTCATTAAATTCTGTGTAGCTCAGTCTATTCTTTACTGTCATAATTCACTTTTCCAATATTATGAGATGGTTAAAACAgatagttaaaattatttttgatgccTATAATATTCCTACttaattttaatacttatttattcatACATAATTCATTATTCAATATGTACTGTGTATCAGGTACAATACTTGGTTCTTGAGGAAATAAATCTAGTAAGAACATATTTCCTTGGATAATTCCTATCCCAACTGCCTAACTGGAGTTATGAGCAAATAATTAGTGTGCTAAATTGCTTGTTAAACTTCAAGTACTCAATAAGCTCATGTGTCTCGAGTCTGtcatattggacagtgcagacAGAATTATTTCTGTCACTCAGAAAATCCTACTGGACAGCACTGAGTGAAGAGTACAAGGTAAGCCTGTGGCCAGTTCAGGGAGAGTctcaaaagtatattaaaaagtttaaCTGGAAATCGCTTCTAAACTACTAAATTCCACAAATTTCTTTCAGGAAAAGCCTTTGAGAACTCCATTCTCAAAGCATTGCTATAATCTGGCTTACCCATGCAGCTTCTATATTTGAATAATActtcaaattttagaaataatacttcaaattttaatattttagaaatattacttCTTAAAGCAGTGTGAAAATGTGTGGGAAGAAATACACTGGGCATACCATTGGTAGAGGCTAATGATATGATAAAGGACTAAATTCAGTGAAGCTTCTAAAGAAACACACAATTAAGAATCTGTATCAATAAATTTATTCCAAGTAAGAATTGTGCATTCACACCAGGCATATTATTTCACCACAAAAGCCAGTGTCATCATTAAGATATTTAGCACTAAATATACCATAAAACTCACAGGTATGTGAAAAACTTCTCAAGGTATCTATTTCAAGTCAttaaattctttaatatttgtaATCCATGCATAAACATATCACTGATAATTATTGATAtgcttattatatatatttaaaacatcttttggGAAATTTTATGCTCTCCAAATAATAACCtcttagtaatttaaaaatacctcTATGAACCTCTTAGTAGTACTATTGTAAAACCAAAATTGTATTTTCAAGCAGCAAGGATCCAAGACACACCATTCCTGATTAAAGAGAGGGCTGACATCCGGTTTTCCAAATAGCTCTCATCCATTCCTTGTCCCTATTTTAATATGCCAACCATTACTTCACTGATATCCCAAAGTTTTCTCGCCACAGACTCATCCATAGCTTTGGGCAACAGTTCTTCCTCTTTACAGTCCCCAAAGTACTTGCCTGAAACACCTTCCACCTCAGGTGAAGAGGCCAAATACACTGCAGTCTGGGCCCCCTCTTCTGGAGTTTTGAAGAAAGCCCATGACACTAAATTGAAAAGTGGTCTGACTAACAGTGGGATGTGTATGTGCCTCCCGAGGTTAGTCCGCACTACGCCAGGGTGTAACACATTCACAGTGACGCTGGTGCCTTCCAAGCGGCGGGCGAGTTCTCTGGTAAAAAGAATGTTCGCCAGTTTGCTCCGACTGTAACAGAAGCTTTTATTATAGCTCTGTTCACTGTTCAAGTCTTCAAAGTTGATGTCTCCGTATTTGTAAAGTTTAGAGGAAACGACCACAATTCTGCTGGGAGCTGAACTTTTGAGGAGTCCCAGGAGAAGGTTGGTGAGTAGGAAGTGTCCCAAATGGTTCACGCCAAACTGCATCTCAAATCCATCTTCAGTCTTCATATAAGGGCACTGGAAGACTCCAGCGTTATTGATCAAAACATCCAGTCTAGGCTCTTCCTTCAAATGGCAAAAAGAGAATGGCAGAATTAGGAAGACAGGCCTTAAACATGCCTAAAacgaaattttaaaaaaaaatcccacaaactactaaaattctaaaaaatgccTCTATAAATTTTTAACAACCGAGAGAAAAAAGGACGATGACAACTTGAATGTGTACGAGGCGCCTGACCTGTGCTTTTCACATTATCATCATCTACTCTTAACAACTCTATAAGCAAACTGAAGCACTAAAGTTAGGTGATCTATCCAGTATCACAGGGCTCCTCAGTGGCAAGCAAAAATCTGAAGGTGAGATTGACACCAATGGCCCTATTCTTAATTGGTAAGCTAGACTGATTTTCTAATTGAGATTTTTAAACCAAAGCAAGACAACCAATGTGAGCTCGAAAGTGGACCTACAGCAGAAGACAGGTCAGCACTGTTCACTCCCAGGGATAAGTCAGGATTGCTTTACTCTGGTTTTCTAAAAGTACAAGGCACCCTGCAGATAGAGCACCTTCAAGTTGTTTCCTTACAACTGGGCCAAGCAATAGAGAGCATCAGGGATACAAACTAAGACTGGAGAGAACGTCATGAATAAATCAAAGAAACATTAagccaaaaattatatttatacaaGTATACAAATATCAGAACCACCACCATGAATCAGATATACCAAGTCTCACAAAAACAGCAAAGGAGACTAATAGGAGGTAGGCCCCAAAAGCACCTTTGACCTCTATTAAGATTTTAGAATTCACAGTTCTTTTTTCCTATATGAAAGGCTTTCAAGCTTCAAAGGGCCCCCAGCTTCGGAGATCTATACAGTTAGAGTTCTGCAGTTTGATCATATCCTTCTGCATCCCTCCAGATTAAAGTCCTAAAATTTAGACTGTCCTAAAAGGGAAGTCTTTTAATTCCTTACTTAATGTAAGGTGGCTTTCCCTCATCCtttcctggttcctctgtctcttttgataggcagagggaaaaaaaaaaagaaacataaaacgTGTTCCAGGTGTAAAGACACAGTGATGACCCACAATTATATAAATCTGAGGTCAAATTTCAAATATTACTGGTCCTTTTGCCAAacataagtgaaaagaaaaatgtgttaaaTTTCACAACTGTTATCAGAGCCTACCTGTCTGAGGATTACTATTTCTCATTCTGTCTGTCTCAGCACCTTttgcttttccaatagtcaactTCAAAAAGAAGGCAAAAGTTCACCCGTGGGGGAAAGAAAGGAGTGTTCTTTTCAGTAATCCTTTGGAAGAGTTTCCTGTATTAATCATTTCTGAGCCATCATTCTTTGCTGGGCTTGTGTATTTTAAGACTTTATCATTTACTGTTTTTTAAGTTCTAGAAGATAAATGAGATAAATACCAAGAATACCAACTTGTGGGAAATTTACACTTCCTTTTTTGAATTCTGATTACAGTCACTGAACTACTGAACTTCAGAGCCAGAAAGGAACTTAATACATACTTAGCAGGAAGGACAACAACTTTGTTATCTGTTTATCTCAACTTTTAATTGGTTCTGTCAAGTGCCTTTACTTTTCAAAGTAATAAAAAACCATAGTATCAAGGAATAAGTATACACTGCTGCCCCATCTACACCTTTAATGAATAGGAAGGTCCACTTTTGATCCTTCCAACATCTCATAAACTATTACTTCTTATTTTCTAAACCTGTTTTACTTGATAATGAAATACTAGtcctaaaaacaaaatgaaacaaacctCTTTAGATCTGTAACAGCTTCCCAACTGTGCATTAAGGAACCCTAAGAGTCACAAGGAACTCTCAGGATGATCTGGAGTGTTTTAAATTTCACGGCAAACAAAACAATATATTGCTCAACATCTCAAAAACTACAGTCTCCAAGTGGCGCACAGCTTCAACattttatattgaatatattcaaCATAATATATTCTATATTCCTTCTGATGATGTCCTATCTTTGCAAAGGGGAGTGTTTAGCAGTTGTTGTAAGAAATCCAAGTATGATGTTAAAAATCAGCAGAGAACAGAAATGAGGGTGGCAAAGTCCAATCTGATTCCAACAAGCTGGTACAGTGAACAGATGCACATTTCCCAATAGTATACTGATGGTTATGATAATTAtggttattaaaaaatgaaatatcttttatttcagctatgtgtattttttttccaaacagcTATTGTTATGGAAATAATCAATAGGTTGTTTGGACCTAGTTACTTAATGAATAAACTAGGTATTTGTTTTGACCCAAGGGCATCATGAAAAAATTAGAACTGTATGGAGCTTCTGTTTTAGACCAAGGAGACTTCTTTTCATATGGGCTCTTTTTTTTTATGCCAGCTAATTCTAGACATCACTCTTCTGAAGACCTCTGGCAAGTTACCTCTGCAGGAAACCCTTCGATCACAAATTCAGCAGAGGACATCCATTTCAGTGTATTATTTACTATCTAAATAAAGAAATCCTCTACCTCACTGGCACACAGCAGAAGTACAGGGGTTAAAAGCAAGGACTTTAGAGAGATCCTGGGCCAATTACTTAGCCTACCTATGCCTTAATAGCCTTAGGAtgcaaaatggggatagtaatgCCGACTTCACAGGGTTACAGTGAGGACCAGATGACAATAGCAGCCAAAGTcactttaatttcattaaaaattagaagcatatatatatatatctgaaatgCTTGGAACAGCTCCCGGCACACAGGCATTTTCAATAAATACTAggtatgatatttttatttcgGTCCCTATTTAGAGCACATGACCACTGGCATTCCAAGCTCCAGTCTATTTGAAAATTAGGCCAGAGTCCCCGCTAAAGATACTACTCAAGAATTCACTGGTGGCAGAGAGCACCTTCCTACTGCAgcagggaaaaattaaaaaaaaaaaaaaaaaaaaaaaagacttgcttCAAGGTCCCTGGCGAGCAACCTCCCCTATCTGCTCTCAGGCTCTTTGAGAGATGGCTTAGTGCAGAAGAGTCACTTGGgacataggaaaaaaaacaatCAGAGAACTGGCGTGTCTCCTCCTGGGCTGTCCTCACATGACAAGAGGAAACGTTCAGAAATTCGCTTATTTTCCTCTTGGGTCCACTTTTTCCCCCCAACATTTTTGGAAGACAAAAGACTGCCCTACCAATTTTTCCAGCTTTCAATTCCCCAGCCGCCTCCATCACTCAATCATTTCTACTCCTGGCCTCGGTCATTCCCAAGGTCACACCCCCTCGACTGTGGGCGGTCCTTTCCTCGTTCAACCCATGGCCCTCCAGGGCCCGCCCTGTCCGCCGAGACCCCCCACAATGGCCGGTCGCGGATCTCCAGCAGGTGCCCCGAGCCCCACACCTGGAGCATCTCCTGACAGAAGGAGCGCACGGAGCTCAGCGAGGAAAGGTCCAACTCCTTGACGACGAGCTCGCCGGCACCGCCGGAGGTGGGCCCCGAGTCGGGGCCTCCCGTCGGCCAGACCTCGCGGCGGAGCTGACCCGCCGCCTCCTCGGCGCGCTCGCGGTCCCGGCAGCCCATGATCACTCGAGCCCCCAGGCGCAACAGCTCGGCCGCTGTGGCGCGGCCCAGGCCGCTGTTCGCCCCCGTGATCAGCACGGTCTTCCCGCGCATGAGGCCGGAGTCCCCGCCTTGGTGCAGCCGCTGGACGCTGGACCCCACAAACCGCCGGGCGGCTAGCCACAGGATCCCACCTAGTGCAGCCAGTAACGCTGCCGCGGTACCCGCTGCCATAGCCGCCGGGGCCGAGGGCCCACCGGCCCTTGCGCGGGACTTCCGGGGTCGCGGCTTGCCGGGTCCAAAGCCGGCCACCTGTACGCAAAGGACACTGGGCACGCGGCTCGTCGTCTCCTGAAGGCGGCGTGGGGCATGCTGGGACTTGTAGTCTCCTTTCCGAGGACACCTGATTGGCTAAGAGTGTCCGGCGTTTGTGGTGCCTCGGTGGAATGGGCTCCCATCGCTAGAGGAGGGTGACCGCAGTTCTTTAGATTTTCAGGCTCCTGAGGTCACTGCCCACGGAGATCCCAGAGTGGTGGTGGCCTTGCCTGTGGGAATGCCTAATGACTACTTTGAACTTACGAATCTCTTTATAGGTTGCTTTACAAATCCCACAATTCAGAGCTAGTTTACTGTGTTTTCCGTTTAGATCATCTGGGACTTgttaaccctcagttcagtttacCTTCATTCTCTGAAGGATGGTCCCTGTGGAACTGAAGTCTGAGGAAACGCTCCCCtccacacaccccccacccctatAGCTGATGCTAAGAACTTAAGCAGCATGAATCAGAATAGATCTGCGGTTTTCAGACTTCGGCGTTGCATCGGAATCACCCGCAGGACACGTAAAAACAGGAATTTCAGGGTCCAGGCACTAGCGTTTCGAATTCATTAGAAGCCAAGATGGAACCTGAGactttgcatttctaacaggttcccaggtgattctgatgcggCTGATCTGGGGACCACGATCTGGGAACGGAAGACTATTGTAGCATTGGTCACTGTATAAAAAGTCATCCTCAGATGGTCTAATGGGACACTGTGAGAGATACACTGTGGAAAGCTTGGACTTACTGTACATATAGACTTACAAACAGGCTCATCCACAAGTGTCTTCTTTCCTGTTTGCAGAGGATATTAAATGTaacaaggaagtgaaagtgtttttTACATTGTAAAATGCTTCAGAAatgagggaggtgggggtggctaTTGCCACAGAGATACATCTTTAAGCTGCAAACTTCAAACTTTAGGCCAAATTACTCTTAAACTGGAATACATTTATCTACTCACCCATCTAGTGTGTGCCAGGCCCAGTGCCCTGTGAGAGTCACAAGGAAATAGGGTACTATTTCTGCCCTCAGGATGCCTACTGTCTGGTACAGAGACCTCCCTGCTTGCTTCCATTCTAAAATCTTCAGGACaaaagaagagacacacagcTTTTATAATTTGAACTACACTCCACAGATGATTTTGATAATCCCTCCTCCACTTCCTTATATTTGGGAAGGATATAAAATGCAACCAAAGGCATTATATTAATACAAAGAGCAAACGGGTAGGATGCCAGAAGGTAGTTTCTTATAAGTGCTGAGAATGGAGCTCAGAGATGGGACGAGCACCGGGAACAACAGTCTTGAAAGGGAAGCCTTTATTCCACCCTACCTGTAACTTGAAGCTGCCTCTCCAACTCACTGAGCCAGGAGCACatgtttcctctctctcttcctttctctccttccacaTCTTCCCATCCTTCAAAGCCCACATTCATTTCCTGACAACTTCCAGCCCATATAGATCTCTGCTTCAACCTCATGTGTGATCCTCAGTTGGCACTGAAGACTTAACCCTCTGGTGTTGGGTATTTGAACGTATACATttgatttcttctaagggattgttaAATAGGATGGGATGGAATAATATCTGAGTCTGTCTTGGGGCCTTATTATTGGGGAATGCATAGAAAAGAGTAGGTACTCAGAAAGCATAATGACTGATATTATTTTAGACTGGCTTACATCCAGTTAGGAAGCAGATCAAAAAGTCTGTGTCAGCAGTGGTCTGGTTTACTAGAACTAGGGATGGAATATGTGGGTGGggtagagaagaaatggagtagaagGAGCAAGAGAGGCTATGAGGAAGAGAAATAGCATATAGCTTTTGAAGTGAGATCTGAATTTGAATCTTAGTCCTACCATTTATTACCTGCACATCGCTGGTCAAACTATTTAATCCTTTTGAGTGTTAGGTTCTTCAttgattcaaaaagaaaaagggaaggtaATAATGTCATGAAGTTTGCTTTGATGAAAAATAAAGTAACCATTGAAAATAACTAGCTCATTGTTTCTAACATTGTAGTAGATTACGATTACTAACCAATCaatgctgcttcttttttttttttttttttttttgtaaacgaAAATCACAATAGAATGACAATGAACCTAGGAAACTACACTTACTGTCACATTTTGAAGTGGTAGCCAAGACTTCTTTCCTCATACAAACATTGGACCTACCTGCCAGAACCAAAGCCAGAGACTTCAGATATGAAGCCGTGTAGTCCAGAGGCAATGAACCCACCGAATAAGCTTCAAAGATTCTAGGATGCTCTGTCTGGAACTTATCTTGGATGAAAGTAACTTGTATGAATGACTAGCTTCTTTATTTCTGAATGAGCAATATCAAAATTGGTATACTCAGGCAGGTAGAGtggtattttcatttttgcattgACAGAAAGGCAGGGACCACAGACTAAAAAGCTCCAGTTTTCAAGGGTGTACTTAACCCCTCTCTTTCCATTTGTGAAGACCCACTCTTCTATAACAATGATGGGTAATGATTCTAG encodes:
- the RDH14 gene encoding retinol dehydrogenase 14 encodes the protein MAAGTAAALLAALGGILWLAARRFVGSSVQRLHQGGDSGLMRGKTVLITGANSGLGRATAAELLRLGARVIMGCRDRERAEEAAGQLRREVWPTGGPDSGPTSGGAGELVVKELDLSSLSSVRSFCQEMLQEEPRLDVLINNAGVFQCPYMKTEDGFEMQFGVNHLGHFLLTNLLLGLLKSSAPSRIVVVSSKLYKYGDINFEDLNSEQSYNKSFCYSRSKLANILFTRELARRLEGTSVTVNVLHPGVVRTNLGRHIHIPLLVRPLFNLVSWAFFKTPEEGAQTAVYLASSPEVEGVSGKYFGDCKEEELLPKAMDESVARKLWDISEVMVGILK